One part of the Granulicella arctica genome encodes these proteins:
- a CDS encoding VWA domain-containing protein yields the protein MNTSSLLILRAFFRFALLCCLANPILYAQMHMPQAPVRQPQRSPDEQRTEPVTTLKVAVRRVLLDVTVTDAKGKPVPNLKPKDFMVFEDKTPQVIRSFEVHKADSASPAEAPKLPTNTFANISLSPSSGPTTVILYDLLNTPQDSQSYAHEQLLTFLRQHKNGGQTAIFVLSDRLHMLQGFTEDDNKLIAALSRQTGKGYRSGLLQQSPGEATQSSDQLAGTEGNQNGADAQPDAAFQQVSTMLKHMETMETSYLNDRRVDITVEALQEIARFLIGLPGRKNLLWLSGSFPSGILPDQDISSRDSFDVTRNYSKTIVEATDLLTVSHVAVYPVDVRGLQSNAMFSAANNQVFEPGQGKDSRAVQNFSQNQAAEHATMSTIADATGGHAFYNTNGLAEAEEAAVQDGSLYYSLSYAPTNATYDGTIRRVRIELKQPGYHLAYRHTYFADNLDNVARNAMDNPDDLLAVSLEHGAPAAHELFFEAHVQVEGAPVQATPGQMQELVKYEAMATKNKRKALKELSTPVMLQRYVIQYVLLPRQLDISMGEDAIRRDHVEFAVISYNEDGLTLNGLRTQIEDVIHPDRWSMMLSNGYHVPMAVLIPVQARSMRLAVHDLGNNHVGSLELSLPLDKEDAAAGNATEKPGSN from the coding sequence ATGAATACTTCCTCCTTGCTGATTCTTAGGGCGTTCTTCCGCTTCGCTCTTCTTTGCTGCCTGGCGAACCCCATACTCTATGCGCAGATGCACATGCCGCAGGCACCAGTCCGACAACCGCAGCGTTCTCCAGATGAGCAGCGGACGGAGCCGGTGACTACGTTGAAGGTTGCGGTGCGCCGCGTTTTGCTGGACGTTACGGTGACGGATGCCAAGGGTAAGCCAGTGCCCAACTTGAAGCCGAAGGACTTCATGGTCTTCGAAGATAAGACCCCGCAGGTGATCCGTTCTTTCGAGGTTCACAAAGCGGATTCAGCGTCGCCAGCGGAGGCACCGAAGCTGCCGACAAATACGTTTGCGAACATCTCGCTGTCTCCCTCGAGCGGTCCCACGACGGTCATCCTGTACGACCTGCTGAACACTCCACAGGATTCGCAGTCCTACGCCCATGAACAGCTGCTTACGTTTTTGCGTCAACACAAGAATGGAGGTCAGACCGCGATCTTTGTCTTGAGCGATCGTCTGCATATGTTGCAGGGGTTTACCGAAGACGACAACAAGCTGATAGCCGCACTCTCAAGGCAAACCGGCAAGGGATATCGTTCGGGTCTTTTGCAGCAATCACCCGGCGAAGCGACACAGAGCAGCGACCAATTGGCCGGGACGGAAGGCAATCAAAATGGTGCGGATGCGCAGCCTGATGCGGCGTTCCAGCAGGTCTCTACCATGCTGAAGCACATGGAGACGATGGAGACGAGTTATCTGAACGATCGCCGCGTCGACATCACAGTCGAGGCGCTGCAAGAGATCGCCCGCTTCCTGATCGGCTTGCCGGGGCGCAAGAATCTGCTCTGGCTTTCGGGCTCGTTTCCCTCCGGGATTCTACCGGATCAGGATATTAGCAGCCGCGACTCCTTTGATGTCACTCGTAACTACTCGAAGACGATCGTTGAAGCGACCGATCTGTTGACCGTGAGCCATGTAGCGGTGTATCCCGTCGATGTGCGTGGCCTACAGTCGAATGCCATGTTTTCCGCAGCCAACAACCAGGTGTTTGAGCCTGGTCAGGGCAAGGATAGTAGAGCTGTCCAGAACTTCTCGCAGAATCAGGCTGCCGAGCATGCCACGATGAGCACTATCGCGGACGCCACCGGTGGCCACGCCTTCTACAACACGAACGGGTTGGCTGAGGCGGAAGAGGCCGCGGTTCAGGACGGCTCACTTTACTACTCGCTTTCTTATGCGCCGACCAATGCCACTTATGACGGTACGATACGCAGGGTCCGCATCGAGCTGAAGCAGCCGGGCTATCACCTCGCCTACCGGCACACCTACTTCGCGGATAATCTGGACAACGTAGCTCGTAATGCGATGGACAATCCTGACGACCTGCTTGCAGTGTCGCTGGAGCACGGCGCACCCGCAGCGCATGAGCTGTTTTTTGAAGCCCACGTGCAGGTGGAGGGTGCGCCGGTCCAGGCGACACCGGGTCAGATGCAGGAGCTGGTGAAGTACGAGGCGATGGCCACCAAGAATAAACGCAAGGCACTCAAGGAACTTAGCACCCCAGTGATGCTACAGCGGTATGTGATCCAGTATGTTCTGTTGCCTCGGCAGCTGGATATCAGCATGGGCGAGGATGCGATTCGCCGCGATCATGTCGAGTTCGCCGTTATCTCCTACAACGAAGACGGATTGACGTTGAATGGATTGCGGACCCAGATCGAAGATGTGATCCATCCCGACCGGTGGAGCATGATGCTCTCGAACGGCTACCATGTTCCAATGGCCGTGCTGATTCCGGTGCAGGCACGATCGATGCGGCTGGCGGTTCACGACCTGGGCAACAATCACGTGGGCAGTTTGGAGTTAAGCCTGCCCCTGGACAAGGAAGATGCCGCGGCTGGCAATGCAACCGAGAAGCCCGGAAGCAACTAG
- a CDS encoding lanthionine synthetase LanC family protein codes for MFADLYSRPLKVSRRVFLQTSALGVAAGTPLVSWGGTVDSKAPIGSSKKEFLEGALEAGRWIRSAQKDSAQGRYWLPEPDSPEKATTVSPINGVYSGSAGIVLFFLQLAKATGDSSYLEDVRTGADYLVETWPNLAAEKERLPGTNLSFYNGLSGVAFVLTETWKTTGDPRYRQAALLATQALVNAANRSGSGVAWSESPGIIADGSVILYLLYAARAFGREDYRNLAAAGGRHLLELAEPQSPAGVRWKGVRPSLLGLPEDTYFPNFELGTAGVAYVLARLYEETGESHFLESAKQGAIHLQQIATTSGTGALIPYRYPDLPDVYYLGFCHGPAGTARLFYQLYKVTKDKAYLGWTETLARGVMNSGIPANQTSGFWNVVCQCCGSAGVTEFFLGLWAATGNREYFVFANHLADQILSRQTNFDGKGYRWYQAWTRVKPWEVTAETGYSIGAAGVGTALLHSFLAQAGRYDTIALPDNPFPYRRDENANVQSAAVDFSDLNQLSP; via the coding sequence ATGTTCGCAGATTTGTATAGCCGGCCACTAAAAGTTTCAAGACGTGTGTTTCTACAGACGAGTGCTTTGGGAGTAGCGGCTGGAACGCCGCTTGTATCCTGGGGCGGTACGGTCGATTCAAAAGCGCCGATCGGGAGTAGCAAGAAGGAATTTCTTGAGGGAGCGCTCGAAGCTGGACGTTGGATTCGTTCGGCCCAAAAAGATTCGGCTCAAGGGAGGTATTGGCTTCCTGAGCCTGATTCCCCGGAGAAGGCAACGACAGTCTCTCCGATCAACGGTGTCTATAGCGGAAGCGCTGGTATTGTTCTCTTCTTCCTCCAACTGGCGAAGGCAACCGGCGATTCGAGCTACCTGGAGGACGTCAGGACAGGTGCCGACTATCTTGTGGAAACCTGGCCGAATCTAGCCGCTGAGAAAGAGCGGCTACCTGGAACAAACCTATCGTTCTACAACGGTCTCTCCGGCGTGGCGTTTGTATTGACTGAGACGTGGAAGACTACGGGTGACCCCAGATACCGGCAGGCTGCGCTCCTGGCAACGCAAGCGCTCGTCAACGCAGCAAATCGATCTGGCAGCGGCGTCGCGTGGTCCGAATCTCCTGGAATCATCGCGGATGGCAGCGTGATCCTGTATTTGCTCTATGCTGCACGTGCTTTCGGTCGTGAGGATTATCGAAATCTTGCAGCAGCGGGTGGGAGGCATCTGCTTGAGCTTGCCGAGCCTCAATCGCCTGCGGGCGTTCGCTGGAAAGGTGTGCGGCCATCGCTTCTCGGTCTTCCTGAGGACACTTACTTTCCGAACTTCGAATTGGGAACTGCCGGAGTCGCATACGTTCTCGCCCGTTTGTATGAGGAGACGGGCGAATCGCATTTTCTCGAATCAGCAAAACAAGGTGCGATTCATCTCCAGCAGATCGCCACGACAAGCGGGACAGGCGCTCTTATTCCCTATCGCTATCCGGACCTTCCGGATGTGTACTACCTGGGGTTCTGCCACGGTCCTGCCGGAACCGCGAGGCTGTTCTACCAGCTCTATAAAGTCACCAAGGACAAGGCATATCTGGGCTGGACTGAAACACTAGCACGCGGCGTGATGAACAGCGGTATTCCCGCAAACCAGACATCCGGGTTCTGGAATGTTGTCTGCCAGTGCTGCGGATCGGCAGGGGTTACAGAGTTCTTCCTCGGCCTCTGGGCAGCTACAGGAAACAGAGAGTATTTCGTTTTTGCCAATCATTTGGCAGATCAGATACTGAGCCGCCAAACGAACTTCGATGGCAAGGGCTACCGATGGTATCAGGCATGGACCCGGGTGAAGCCATGGGAGGTCACGGCTGAGACGGGGTACTCGATAGGCGCGGCAGGCGTTGGCACCGCGCTCCTCCACTCGTTCCTTGCGCAAGCAGGACGATATGACACGATTGCGTTGCCGGACAATCCGTTTCCCTATCGGCGCGATGAAAACGCCAACGTGCAATCGGCTGCTGTCGACTTTAGCGATCTGAATCAGTTGTCACCGTAG
- a CDS encoding CHRD domain-containing protein, whose amino-acid sequence MKKVNSLFRTIVTTSTLAVVSIVAHAGTLHLKADLKASSEVPAKDSAGTGTLTATLDTDTNEFKYHVEFNGLTGPVVAAHFHGPAVAGANAKPQLPIKTSPIASPIEGHATLTAEQAKDLADGKWYFNLHTSANPGGEIRGQIAKSE is encoded by the coding sequence TTGAAAAAGGTAAATAGCTTGTTTCGAACCATCGTTACTACATCCACGCTTGCAGTGGTATCGATCGTCGCACACGCCGGAACGCTTCATCTAAAGGCAGACCTCAAAGCCTCTTCTGAAGTGCCAGCAAAGGATAGCGCCGGCACGGGTACTTTGACGGCCACGTTGGATACAGACACAAACGAGTTCAAGTATCACGTTGAGTTCAACGGATTGACCGGACCTGTTGTAGCCGCTCATTTTCACGGTCCGGCTGTCGCTGGCGCGAATGCGAAGCCCCAGCTGCCGATTAAGACCAGCCCAATCGCTAGCCCAATTGAGGGTCATGCAACCTTGACTGCGGAACAGGCGAAGGATCTGGCCGACGGCAAGTGGTACTTCAACCTTCATACGTCGGCAAATCCAGGGGGAGAGATACGCGGCCAGATTGCGAAATCGGAGTAG
- a CDS encoding sodium:solute symporter family transporter, which produces MQLAVCTHLEAPQRDRKTYKDPCVVEQASAWKHLYEQSVPDERSGRKAAYLSALLNFVGTPIMLLPALVARKLMPDFAAHQKPQDVYVHLIFGLLPAGMVGIIVAALFSATMATVSADLNAIAAVLTKDFYQRIIKPAASEQRLVAVGRGMTLALGACIAGISIWLGQSARSSLFNIMVTAFGVLLAPPLLPLLATSVVYSSGWRTAGIFGDAGDSSSSSMGRSDHARNLWSSMEPLKRSFPI; this is translated from the coding sequence ATGCAGTTGGCTGTGTGTACTCATCTGGAAGCTCCCCAGCGAGATCGAAAGACTTACAAGGACCCGTGCGTCGTCGAGCAGGCGAGCGCGTGGAAGCATCTCTACGAACAGTCTGTTCCGGATGAACGCTCTGGGCGCAAAGCGGCTTATCTCTCCGCGTTGTTGAACTTCGTCGGCACACCGATCATGCTGCTGCCTGCGCTGGTGGCACGAAAGCTTATGCCGGACTTCGCGGCCCATCAAAAACCGCAGGACGTATACGTCCATTTAATCTTTGGGCTGCTGCCTGCGGGCATGGTGGGGATCATCGTCGCTGCGCTCTTCTCCGCAACCATGGCCACCGTAAGCGCCGACCTGAATGCGATAGCGGCTGTGCTCACCAAAGACTTCTATCAACGGATCATCAAGCCAGCAGCATCGGAGCAGCGCCTGGTTGCAGTGGGCCGCGGCATGACGCTCGCCCTTGGCGCGTGCATCGCAGGGATCAGCATCTGGCTGGGGCAGAGCGCCCGATCCTCTCTCTTCAACATCATGGTAACCGCCTTCGGCGTTCTGCTGGCACCGCCCCTCCTTCCCTTGCTCGCGACTTCGGTTGTCTACAGTAGCGGTTGGCGCACTGCTGGTATTTTCGGGGATGCTGGCGACAGCAGCAGCAGCTCGATGGGTCGATCGGATCATGCTAGGAATCTTTGGAGTTCCATGGAGCCGCTTAAGCGCTCATTCCCGATCTAG
- a CDS encoding family 43 glycosylhydrolase has protein sequence MNDNLLSIQHIITRRRFFRNASVTSITLALQPNLQSLFAEEQNAIYRNPIMGGDHPDASPIRVGDDFYLTHSSFDYAPGLLIWHSRDLINWRPVAAALHRYYGSIWAPYLCEYNGHFYIYFPANNRINVVHATHPTGPWSEPTDLGIDAIDPAHIAENGRRFLYTNGGQMVELTPDGLGVKSAPRTVFAPWPIPQSTRIECTCLEGPKLLEHNGYFYLNVAEGGTGGPATSHSVISARSRHAEGPWEFSPYNPIVHTQSREDRWLSVGHGRLVDTPTGKWYMTVHSYENDYRTLGRQLLLLPVEWTADGWFRVSPEIAADSAIPMPMPGTNQQAFADPSDQFDTPELGLQWGFWHEYDSSRFETGKNFLRLAARGKSLNDTSVLTNPVGGHSYTIEVDVEVESGCEAGLLLFYNPEHAVGITLTSTGVNVRVANGYTFNHPDLKSSRATLRIVNDRQEIDFYYRTDQQPWRRIEESAEISGMHQNVLGGFLDVRPALCAWGANNAIFRNFRYWPAVNLPT, from the coding sequence ATGAATGACAACCTTCTGTCGATTCAGCACATCATCACTCGCCGACGTTTTTTCCGGAACGCCTCCGTGACATCGATCACCTTAGCGCTCCAGCCGAACCTACAAAGTCTGTTCGCTGAGGAACAGAATGCCATCTACCGAAACCCGATCATGGGCGGAGACCATCCGGACGCAAGTCCCATCAGGGTCGGGGATGATTTCTATCTCACTCATTCAAGCTTCGATTATGCTCCCGGCCTACTCATCTGGCACTCGCGGGATCTAATCAATTGGCGCCCCGTGGCTGCAGCGTTGCATCGGTATTACGGCAGCATCTGGGCTCCTTACCTCTGTGAGTACAACGGACATTTCTACATCTACTTCCCGGCCAACAACCGGATTAACGTAGTGCATGCCACTCACCCCACCGGCCCGTGGAGCGAGCCGACCGATCTTGGAATCGATGCGATCGATCCCGCACATATTGCTGAGAACGGCCGCCGCTTTCTTTATACCAACGGAGGCCAGATGGTGGAACTTACGCCAGATGGGCTTGGAGTCAAGTCCGCGCCTCGTACCGTCTTCGCACCATGGCCTATTCCACAATCTACACGTATCGAATGTACGTGCCTCGAAGGTCCGAAACTGCTTGAGCACAACGGCTACTTCTACCTCAATGTCGCAGAAGGAGGCACGGGAGGCCCAGCGACCAGTCACTCAGTCATTAGCGCCCGTAGCCGCCATGCTGAAGGACCATGGGAGTTCTCTCCATATAATCCGATAGTTCACACGCAATCCCGTGAAGATCGCTGGTTGAGCGTAGGACACGGACGCCTTGTCGATACGCCTACTGGAAAGTGGTACATGACAGTTCACTCTTATGAAAATGACTACCGTACTCTGGGACGTCAGCTGCTCCTTTTGCCCGTCGAATGGACAGCAGATGGCTGGTTTCGCGTTTCTCCGGAGATCGCAGCAGATTCTGCTATCCCGATGCCGATGCCCGGAACAAACCAACAGGCGTTCGCAGACCCATCCGATCAATTTGACACTCCAGAGCTTGGGCTTCAGTGGGGTTTCTGGCACGAGTACGATTCATCTCGCTTCGAAACAGGAAAGAATTTCCTCCGGCTTGCCGCGCGCGGTAAGAGCCTTAACGATACATCCGTCCTCACGAATCCGGTTGGTGGGCACTCCTACACCATCGAGGTTGATGTTGAAGTGGAATCGGGGTGCGAAGCAGGCCTGCTTCTCTTTTACAATCCCGAACACGCGGTCGGCATCACGCTGACATCGACGGGAGTCAACGTACGAGTTGCCAATGGTTATACTTTCAATCATCCAGATCTAAAATCATCGCGAGCTACTCTACGCATTGTGAACGATCGGCAAGAAATCGACTTTTACTACCGTACCGATCAACAGCCGTGGCGACGTATAGAAGAATCGGCTGAGATTTCAGGTATGCACCAAAATGTATTAGGCGGATTTCTCGATGTGCGCCCCGCGCTTTGCGCATGGGGAGCCAACAATGCAATATTCCGGAATTTTCGATATTGGCCGGCGGTCAATCTACCCACGTAA
- a CDS encoding Ig-like domain repeat protein produces MTGTPWAHSSRVATLFVLLLSLASVAGLRALAQAPPVVATSTVTLAAGFSAGPAVTDACGDLYVYEGGATGIVEIEAGTGKVTTIIANAQGYNSSGTALYMDPEKKNLYFPDFSNFYTTHFDQLPITNCVPGAINDAFANNLGDLGNYYYGTVQDAAGDAAGNVYFNTSSNVTQAIYKETYSASAETYADSQILTWKNNIVFIAADAAGDVFFVDNVSQNVYELAISGTSYPDPPTILVQAAAFKTISGLSFDPLGNLYIADSGASLIFEVPLENGALNPADVFATAAVGAPYKVSVDASHNIYLSNGQGAAKLKPGSAIAPATAVGSTSATFPITYVFNAATTPESISVANGTSITAPFAIGTGATGACAVGTAQAALSSCTVNLTYTPTAVGKQTSAVTLGYSSSALMSDVFGVGQGAAATIDPGTITPSTTTLTAPSGVTVDSVGNVFVTDSTANTLTEFAAGSAGSGTTISTGTLSLSGPKGVAVDPAGNIFIADTGNNRVVEIPVVNGVLTNASAFALSPTLKAPQGVAVDGSGNLFISDTGDNNLLLIPNINGALSFAAAQSFGASLDGPTALAFDQNGDLFLAESGNNDVLEFTAPVGSAAQVQVAAGFTTPTGLATDASNSLFVVDSGSGSVVRFPNVNGVLGEKTLVGGTIFNPIGVAVDASGNLYVTDSTDSLVAEIARVTAALQFGGVNVGATGTETSQINSSGNLPLTFMTPDYTIQAASAPGFVVTGDTCIGATLAPGSACAVTATYTPTAPQLNAQENLTLSANGSNGTPIIQLIGTGAHLSPSTLTLVLTSPAGATTLNAGQSVTFTATIGTGTDTAVVGGSVEFFVNGTQVETVKVKSGSAVLTLKDGLPGGQAVVVATYTDDVIHYGSSSAQLTETVNALSDTMTLAISGATLYINPLSVNDNSANAAGPAITLTATIVPSSSVAPGGTVTFFAGSTNLGIISVVPSSSGGYVAQFATTALRAGTTNVVEDGSYLSSYNITAVYSGDNIYEGANAGAGPIYVVGPPPLSAAPVCATESTPTCHVNTTGATFTVTPTSPTITVASSTASGQVSGSATLTITSYGGWQGVLTFTCAGLPAYATCAPFPGAPVVNYSTAAVTYPQQTISFIINTNVAPLAPTASSMIWWVGGMGGLALLMVRRRIRKLGYLRAGQWMSVAGLLLLMVTSIMGVTACSSSSKTFTTPTGTSNVTVTVRGAQGIPTTTNVALQDSSVPPINITLVVK; encoded by the coding sequence ATGACGGGCACTCCATGGGCGCATTCCAGCCGTGTCGCAACGCTGTTCGTCCTGCTGCTTTCTCTCGCCAGCGTGGCTGGTCTGCGAGCACTCGCCCAGGCTCCTCCGGTGGTGGCCACCAGCACGGTCACCCTGGCGGCGGGGTTTTCCGCAGGGCCGGCCGTCACCGATGCGTGCGGTGACCTGTATGTCTATGAAGGCGGTGCCACGGGCATTGTTGAGATCGAGGCGGGCACGGGCAAGGTAACGACCATCATCGCAAATGCTCAGGGCTATAACAGCTCGGGAACTGCGCTCTACATGGATCCCGAGAAGAAGAATCTATACTTCCCGGACTTCAGTAACTTCTATACCACTCACTTTGATCAACTGCCGATCACCAACTGCGTTCCTGGCGCAATCAATGACGCCTTCGCCAATAATCTGGGCGACCTCGGCAACTATTACTACGGAACTGTACAGGATGCTGCCGGTGATGCTGCCGGCAACGTTTATTTCAATACGAGCTCAAACGTCACACAGGCGATTTACAAGGAGACCTACTCGGCCAGCGCCGAGACTTATGCAGACTCGCAGATCCTTACCTGGAAGAACAACATCGTCTTCATCGCGGCCGATGCTGCCGGCGATGTCTTCTTCGTGGACAATGTATCGCAGAACGTCTATGAGTTGGCAATCTCCGGTACCTCCTACCCGGATCCTCCGACCATCCTTGTGCAAGCCGCCGCTTTTAAAACGATCAGCGGCCTTAGTTTTGATCCGCTTGGCAACCTGTATATCGCCGACAGCGGGGCGAGCCTGATCTTTGAGGTTCCACTTGAAAATGGGGCACTCAATCCGGCGGACGTCTTCGCGACGGCGGCTGTAGGCGCGCCTTACAAGGTATCGGTAGACGCCAGCCACAACATTTATCTCAGCAATGGCCAAGGCGCAGCCAAGCTGAAGCCCGGCTCCGCCATTGCTCCTGCGACGGCTGTAGGCTCAACCAGCGCTACTTTCCCAATTACCTACGTCTTCAATGCTGCTACCACGCCAGAGAGTATCTCGGTGGCGAACGGCACGTCGATCACCGCTCCATTCGCGATCGGTACTGGGGCGACTGGTGCGTGCGCTGTCGGAACGGCGCAGGCCGCACTCTCTTCGTGCACGGTGAATCTCACCTACACTCCGACGGCTGTCGGAAAGCAAACCTCAGCGGTTACGCTTGGCTATTCTTCGAGTGCGTTGATGAGTGACGTGTTTGGCGTTGGCCAGGGCGCAGCGGCGACGATCGATCCGGGTACCATTACGCCTTCGACCACGACGCTGACAGCGCCTTCCGGCGTTACCGTGGATAGCGTGGGAAATGTCTTTGTCACTGACTCGACAGCCAACACACTCACGGAGTTTGCCGCAGGTTCAGCTGGTAGTGGCACCACTATTTCGACAGGAACGCTGAGCCTCAGCGGACCAAAGGGTGTTGCGGTTGACCCTGCGGGCAACATCTTCATCGCGGATACGGGCAACAACCGCGTGGTCGAGATACCAGTCGTCAATGGCGTGCTGACCAACGCGTCCGCGTTTGCGCTCTCTCCAACGCTGAAGGCCCCACAGGGAGTTGCTGTGGACGGCTCGGGCAATCTCTTTATCTCCGATACGGGGGATAATAACCTGCTGCTTATTCCCAACATCAATGGAGCACTTAGCTTCGCTGCGGCGCAGTCGTTTGGCGCTTCGCTGGATGGTCCGACTGCCCTTGCTTTCGACCAGAATGGCGATCTCTTCCTTGCGGAGTCGGGCAATAATGATGTCCTGGAATTCACAGCACCTGTGGGCAGCGCCGCTCAGGTGCAGGTGGCGGCCGGCTTTACGACTCCGACCGGGTTGGCCACGGATGCCTCAAACAGCCTGTTCGTCGTGGATAGCGGAAGCGGCAGTGTTGTACGCTTTCCGAACGTCAATGGTGTCCTAGGGGAGAAGACCTTAGTCGGTGGGACGATCTTCAATCCGATCGGCGTAGCAGTTGATGCAAGCGGCAATCTTTATGTCACCGATTCAACGGATAGTCTCGTCGCTGAGATCGCACGAGTAACTGCGGCGCTACAGTTTGGAGGTGTCAACGTCGGTGCAACTGGTACGGAGACTAGTCAGATCAACAGCTCCGGCAACCTGCCGCTCACCTTTATGACCCCCGACTACACGATTCAAGCAGCCTCCGCTCCGGGTTTTGTTGTGACCGGGGATACGTGTATCGGTGCGACGTTAGCTCCCGGCTCAGCTTGCGCCGTGACGGCGACCTATACTCCGACCGCACCTCAGTTGAACGCGCAGGAAAACCTTACCTTGTCGGCCAACGGAAGCAACGGAACGCCCATCATCCAGTTGATTGGTACCGGTGCGCACCTCTCACCTTCAACATTGACGCTGGTGCTGACCAGTCCTGCTGGGGCTACTACGCTCAACGCCGGCCAGTCGGTCACCTTCACCGCAACCATCGGGACGGGCACAGATACCGCAGTAGTCGGAGGTTCTGTGGAGTTCTTCGTCAATGGAACGCAGGTCGAAACCGTCAAAGTGAAGAGCGGAAGCGCGGTCCTGACGCTGAAAGATGGTCTGCCAGGTGGCCAAGCGGTGGTTGTTGCAACCTACACTGACGACGTTATCCACTACGGCAGCTCCTCGGCGCAGCTGACGGAGACCGTCAACGCACTCTCCGACACCATGACGCTCGCGATTAGTGGGGCCACCCTCTACATCAATCCTCTTAGCGTGAACGATAATTCGGCGAATGCTGCGGGGCCGGCGATCACGCTCACTGCGACGATCGTTCCTTCATCGAGCGTTGCTCCTGGCGGTACAGTTACCTTTTTCGCCGGCTCCACCAACCTGGGAATCATCTCGGTCGTACCGTCTTCAAGCGGAGGATATGTCGCGCAGTTCGCAACCACTGCTTTACGTGCGGGCACAACCAATGTGGTTGAGGATGGGTCGTATCTGTCCTCTTACAACATCACCGCCGTGTACAGCGGCGATAATATCTACGAAGGTGCCAACGCAGGCGCAGGCCCAATCTACGTGGTTGGTCCTCCGCCTCTATCGGCTGCTCCAGTATGCGCGACGGAGTCGACACCGACCTGCCACGTCAACACCACAGGAGCTACCTTTACTGTTACTCCCACCAGCCCGACCATTACGGTAGCCAGCTCCACTGCGTCAGGCCAGGTGAGTGGCTCGGCAACCCTTACGATCACCTCTTACGGTGGCTGGCAGGGCGTCCTCACCTTCACCTGCGCGGGCCTGCCGGCTTATGCGACGTGCGCTCCGTTCCCCGGTGCGCCTGTGGTCAACTACAGCACAGCGGCCGTTACCTACCCGCAGCAAACGATCAGCTTCATCATCAACACCAATGTTGCGCCGTTGGCACCGACCGCTAGTTCGATGATCTGGTGGGTCGGTGGTATGGGAGGTCTTGCACTGCTCATGGTGCGTCGCCGCATCCGCAAGCTGGGCTACCTTCGCGCCGGTCAGTGGATGTCGGTAGCGGGCCTTCTGCTGTTGATGGTGACATCCATTATGGGAGTGACAGCCTGCTCCTCGTCATCCAAAACCTTTACCACGCCAACCGGAACCAGCAATGTCACGGTGACGGTGCGCGGGGCGCAGGGGATACCCACCACCACCAACGTTGCACTACAGGATTCAAGTGTGCCGCCGATCAACATTACTCTGGTCGTAAAGTAG